Proteins encoded together in one Impatiens glandulifera chromosome 1, dImpGla2.1, whole genome shotgun sequence window:
- the LOC124922575 gene encoding uncharacterized protein LOC124922575 isoform X1, whose translation MPGGGNTFAKTICSICFEDLKPIVEDLQSISSCGHVFHELCIQQWFEYCKNGKKKNCPVCKQTCSTTNVARLYFQSVGDPNDTDVSEKPINKEDLEGIRWTLEKLEKKTSVLTSNLKSKEEEIQELSAKLSSSEKHADKQTALKSEALRQKVCLDEILHEKSKALDKSTLECKVLRERNLALAQELASVKLASDVNLEEEEIGKLASLGNGNKETVDKLKKTLIIRNMNYKALMAKCNTLGRGEASSLKKLEKSKEKIKKMKARIQELEMTVEVKENDVLRSLKASKKNPDCPRDKTEPKVNSIQIKNMVSNQLSPQQGKDYQETDYHIVEDNNAPKFSHELPKSVLQPSSSNNITAHKQSLLRKEAIVQKLSNNDGTSDPMDTSVVNTVNTITIDDDDALIIGDIKKVQTPCHGTKETPPPVPIAKPADFCFSGWALGPDGGRRHLGKWCKRSNNNEEEKKGTNSNLIAVGADGRGGKIKVLRSLDQSSPDVETSSLAKRLKYGAKTGSSSSSQSQGCLQIEHFFAKQRH comes from the exons ATGCCTGGTGGCGGTAATACGTTCGCCAAGACCATATGCTCAATATGTTTCGAGGATCTGAAGCCGATTGTCGAAGACCTTCAATCAATCTCCAGCTGCGGTCATGTCTTTCATGAACTATG TATTCAACAATGGTTTGAGTACTGCAAGAATGGAAAGAAGAAGAATTGTCCAGTATGCAAACAAACATGTTCAACTACCAATGTGGCTCGGCTTTATTTCCAGTCTGTTGGTGATCCAAATGATACTGACGTTTCTGAGAAGCCAATCAACAAGGAGGATTTGGAGGGAATTCGCTGGACACTCGAGAAATTGGAAAAGAAGACTTCAGTTCTCACTTCGAATTTGAAGAGCAAAGAGGAAGAGATTCAAGAGCTATCTGCAAAG CTAAGTTCAAGTGAGAAGCACGCTGACAAGCAAACAGCTTTGAAGAGTGAAGCTTTAAGACAGAAAGTCTGTTTAGATGAGATTCTTCATGAGAAATCTAAG GCACTGGATAAATCAACTCTGGAATGTAAGGTGCTGCGAGAGAGAAATTTGGCCTTGGCCCAAGAGCTTGCTTCAGTGAAACT TGCTTCTGACGTGAACTTGGAGGAGGAAGAAATTGGGAAGCTTGCTTCATTAGGTAATGGCAACAAAGAGACAGTTgacaagttaaaaaaaacattgatcATTCGTAACAT GAATTACAAAGCTCTGATGGCAAAATGCAACACATTGGGTAGAGGTGAGGCCAGTTCTCTCAAGAAACTTGAGAAATCTAAAGAAAAGATTAAGAAAATGAAG GCTAGGATCCAGGAACTAGAGATGACTGTTGAAGTAAAAGAGAATGATGTTTTGAGGTCGTTAAAAGCTTCAAAGAAAAACCCAGACTGCCCAAGGGATAAAACTGAACCAAAGGTTAACTCAATCCAGATAAAAAATATGGTTTCCAATCAGTTATCGCCTCAACAAGGAAAAGATTATCAGGAAACAGATTATCACATTGTTGAAGACAATAATGCCCCTAAATTCTCTCATGAACTTCCGAAAAGTGTTTTGCAACCTTCAAGCAGCAATAATATAACTGCTCATAAGCAGAGTTTGTTGAGGAAAGAAGCCATTGTTCAAAAGCTGTCCAACAATGATGGGACTTCAGATCCAATGGACACAAGTGTAGTTAATACAGTTAACACCATAactattgatgatgatgatgctttGATTATTGGCGACATTAAAAAAGTTCAAACCCCATGTCACGGCACCAAGGAAACTCCACCACCAGTTCCAATTGCCAAGCCAG CAGATTTTTGCTTCTCGGGATGGGCTCTCGGTCCTGATGGAGGCAGAAGGCACTTGGGAAAATGGTGTAAGCGATCAAACAATAACGAGGAAGAAAAAAAGGGTACAAATAGTAATTTAATAGCTGTTGGAGCTGATGGTAGAGGGGGCAAAATCAAAGTTTTAAGATCTTTAGATCAGTCATCACCG GATGTGGAGACTTCAAGTCTTGCAAAGAGATTAAAGTATGGAGCCAAAACAGGCAGTTCTTCATCTTCTCAGTCTCAAGGATGCTTGCAGATAGAGCACTTTTTTGCCAAGCAAAGACATTAA
- the LOC124922575 gene encoding uncharacterized protein LOC124922575 isoform X2: protein MPGGGNTFAKTICSICFEDLKPIVEDLQSISSCGHVFHELCIQQWFEYCKNGKKKNCPVCKQTCSTTNVARLYFQSVGDPNDTDVSEKPINKEDLEGIRWTLEKLEKKTSVLTSNLKSKEEEIQELSAKLSSSEKHADKQTALKSEALRQKVCLDEILHEKSKALDKSTLECKVLRERNLALAQELASVKLASDVNLEEEEIGKLASLGNGNKETVDKLKKTLIIRNMNYKALMAKCNTLGRGEASSLKKLEKSKEKIKKMKARIQELEMTVEVKENDVLRSLKASKKNPDCPRDKTEPKVNSIQIKNMVSNQLSPQQGKDYQETDYHIVEDNNAPKFSHELPKSVLQPSSSNNITAHKQSLLRKEAIVQKLSNNDGTSDPMDTSVVNTVNTITIDDDDALIIGDIKKVQTPCHGTKETPPPVPIAKPDFCFSGWALGPDGGRRHLGKWCKRSNNNEEEKKGTNSNLIAVGADGRGGKIKVLRSLDQSSPDVETSSLAKRLKYGAKTGSSSSSQSQGCLQIEHFFAKQRH from the exons ATGCCTGGTGGCGGTAATACGTTCGCCAAGACCATATGCTCAATATGTTTCGAGGATCTGAAGCCGATTGTCGAAGACCTTCAATCAATCTCCAGCTGCGGTCATGTCTTTCATGAACTATG TATTCAACAATGGTTTGAGTACTGCAAGAATGGAAAGAAGAAGAATTGTCCAGTATGCAAACAAACATGTTCAACTACCAATGTGGCTCGGCTTTATTTCCAGTCTGTTGGTGATCCAAATGATACTGACGTTTCTGAGAAGCCAATCAACAAGGAGGATTTGGAGGGAATTCGCTGGACACTCGAGAAATTGGAAAAGAAGACTTCAGTTCTCACTTCGAATTTGAAGAGCAAAGAGGAAGAGATTCAAGAGCTATCTGCAAAG CTAAGTTCAAGTGAGAAGCACGCTGACAAGCAAACAGCTTTGAAGAGTGAAGCTTTAAGACAGAAAGTCTGTTTAGATGAGATTCTTCATGAGAAATCTAAG GCACTGGATAAATCAACTCTGGAATGTAAGGTGCTGCGAGAGAGAAATTTGGCCTTGGCCCAAGAGCTTGCTTCAGTGAAACT TGCTTCTGACGTGAACTTGGAGGAGGAAGAAATTGGGAAGCTTGCTTCATTAGGTAATGGCAACAAAGAGACAGTTgacaagttaaaaaaaacattgatcATTCGTAACAT GAATTACAAAGCTCTGATGGCAAAATGCAACACATTGGGTAGAGGTGAGGCCAGTTCTCTCAAGAAACTTGAGAAATCTAAAGAAAAGATTAAGAAAATGAAG GCTAGGATCCAGGAACTAGAGATGACTGTTGAAGTAAAAGAGAATGATGTTTTGAGGTCGTTAAAAGCTTCAAAGAAAAACCCAGACTGCCCAAGGGATAAAACTGAACCAAAGGTTAACTCAATCCAGATAAAAAATATGGTTTCCAATCAGTTATCGCCTCAACAAGGAAAAGATTATCAGGAAACAGATTATCACATTGTTGAAGACAATAATGCCCCTAAATTCTCTCATGAACTTCCGAAAAGTGTTTTGCAACCTTCAAGCAGCAATAATATAACTGCTCATAAGCAGAGTTTGTTGAGGAAAGAAGCCATTGTTCAAAAGCTGTCCAACAATGATGGGACTTCAGATCCAATGGACACAAGTGTAGTTAATACAGTTAACACCATAactattgatgatgatgatgctttGATTATTGGCGACATTAAAAAAGTTCAAACCCCATGTCACGGCACCAAGGAAACTCCACCACCAGTTCCAATTGCCAAGCCAG ATTTTTGCTTCTCGGGATGGGCTCTCGGTCCTGATGGAGGCAGAAGGCACTTGGGAAAATGGTGTAAGCGATCAAACAATAACGAGGAAGAAAAAAAGGGTACAAATAGTAATTTAATAGCTGTTGGAGCTGATGGTAGAGGGGGCAAAATCAAAGTTTTAAGATCTTTAGATCAGTCATCACCG GATGTGGAGACTTCAAGTCTTGCAAAGAGATTAAAGTATGGAGCCAAAACAGGCAGTTCTTCATCTTCTCAGTCTCAAGGATGCTTGCAGATAGAGCACTTTTTTGCCAAGCAAAGACATTAA